A single window of Synergistaceae bacterium DNA harbors:
- a CDS encoding HAD family phosphatase translates to MPKKISGRQPRIYVNYQENILLDKNIKAAIFDADGTLLDSMHIWRELGSRYLESLNIVPEKNLAEILYPMSLEQGCLYLQNKYNLCFPVNEIQSGILRIIENFYYYEVELKQGVKKFLDSLNIPKVIATSGDQNLLQAALTRNGINKYFSKIFTCSELNTNKHEPKIFIECANFLNLKPNNIAVFEDALYALKTAKSANFITVGVEDNSNIDKRARIINICDYYVKNFIDFI, encoded by the coding sequence TTGCCCAAGAAAATATCAGGAAGGCAGCCGAGAATTTACGTGAATTATCAGGAAAATATTTTGCTTGATAAGAATATTAAGGCCGCAATTTTTGACGCAGACGGGACATTATTAGACTCTATGCATATTTGGCGGGAATTAGGTTCGCGCTATCTTGAGTCTTTAAATATTGTCCCTGAAAAAAATTTAGCTGAAATTCTTTATCCCATGAGCTTAGAACAGGGCTGCTTATATTTGCAGAATAAATATAATTTGTGCTTCCCCGTGAATGAGATTCAATCAGGAATCCTGCGCATAATCGAAAATTTTTATTATTATGAGGTCGAATTAAAACAGGGAGTCAAAAAATTTCTTGACTCTCTCAATATTCCTAAAGTAATAGCAACTTCAGGAGATCAAAATTTATTGCAGGCAGCATTGACTCGCAACGGGATAAATAAATATTTCTCGAAAATTTTTACATGTTCGGAGCTCAACACGAATAAACACGAGCCTAAAATTTTCATTGAATGCGCAAATTTCTTGAATTTAAAGCCGAATAATATAGCCGTGTTTGAAGACGCTTTATATGCATTAAAGACGGCCAAGTCAGCAAATTTTATTACAGTCGGAGTCGAAGATAATTCAAATATAGACAAGCGCGCAAGAATTATAAATATATGTGATTATTACGTTAAAAATTTTATAGATTTTATTTAA
- the mnmA gene encoding tRNA 2-thiouridine(34) synthase MnmA: MSVLIAMSGGVDSSVSAFLIREKYKTCKGATMILHGNSCDDARKICDNLGIQHEIIDYSREFAEIVINDFVRIYESGGTPNPCITCNKFMKFGLMLDYARKSGLERIATGHYARITRESSGRYLLSKGKDLERDQSYVLYMLTQEKLASIDFPLGDMTKPEVRELAESLNFVNARKHDSQDICFVSDNDYAGFIKNFTGKIYKSGNFIDESGRIIGTHKGIINYTIGQRRGLGVAAKSRLYVANIDIDSNNIMLAEEDSKVLQARGVIASNANLIALDEVKNFHARVKLRYRQKEIPAVINQENNKLIIEFAESQQVPAIGQAAVIYDGDIVIGGGTISQIIHS, from the coding sequence ATGAGTGTTTTAATTGCCATGAGCGGGGGTGTTGATAGCAGCGTCTCCGCTTTCTTAATACGCGAGAAATATAAAACCTGCAAGGGCGCGACTATGATTTTACACGGGAATTCATGCGATGATGCAAGGAAAATTTGTGATAATTTAGGGATTCAACATGAAATAATTGATTATTCCCGCGAGTTTGCAGAAATAGTGATAAATGACTTTGTGAGAATTTACGAGTCAGGAGGCACGCCGAATCCCTGTATAACATGTAATAAATTTATGAAATTTGGATTAATGCTCGATTATGCGAGAAAATCAGGACTTGAAAGAATAGCGACCGGACATTATGCAAGAATTACGCGTGAAAGTTCAGGCCGTTATTTATTGAGCAAGGGCAAGGATTTAGAACGTGATCAAAGTTATGTGCTTTATATGCTTACACAAGAAAAACTTGCTAGTATAGATTTTCCATTAGGGGACATGACTAAACCTGAAGTAAGAGAGCTTGCAGAGTCGTTAAATTTTGTGAATGCTAGAAAACATGACTCGCAGGATATTTGCTTTGTTAGTGATAATGATTACGCGGGATTTATTAAAAATTTTACCGGCAAAATTTACAAGTCCGGGAATTTCATAGACGAGTCAGGGCGTATAATAGGCACTCACAAGGGCATAATAAATTATACAATCGGACAGAGAAGGGGACTCGGAGTTGCTGCAAAATCGCGTTTATACGTTGCAAATATAGATATTGACTCGAATAATATAATGCTTGCTGAAGAGGACTCAAAAGTTTTACAGGCACGCGGAGTAATTGCCAGTAATGCGAATTTAATAGCACTTGACGAGGTAAAAAATTTTCATGCCCGTGTGAAATTGCGTTATCGGCAAAAAGAAATTCCTGCGGTTATAAATCAAGAGAATAATAAATTAATCATAGAATTTGCAGAGAGTCAGCAAGTCCCGGCGATCGGCCAAGCAGCAGTAATCTATGACGGGGATATAGTAATCGGGGGCGGGACTATTTCGCAAATAATTCACTCGTAA
- the thiE gene encoding thiamine phosphate synthase: MKFSRQDLLLYAVTDRYWLNGRRLYDDVKEAILGGATLVQLREKNLSHDEFKREALEIQALCKNFNVPFIINDDVELAREINADGIHVGQSDMEAGNVRALIGHDKILGVSVRTQQEAIIAESKGADYLGAGAVFHTGSKSDAVDITHEALKQICESVKIPVVAIGGITTQNLAELKDSGIAGIAVISAIFAQENIRKAAENLRELSGKYFA, encoded by the coding sequence ATGAAATTTTCTAGACAAGATTTATTGCTTTATGCTGTAACTGATAGATACTGGCTCAACGGGCGCAGATTATATGACGACGTGAAAGAGGCGATTTTAGGCGGGGCGACTCTCGTTCAATTGCGGGAGAAAAATTTATCACATGACGAATTCAAGCGCGAGGCCTTAGAGATTCAAGCATTATGTAAAAATTTCAATGTCCCGTTTATTATTAATGACGATGTAGAACTTGCTAGAGAAATCAACGCCGACGGGATTCATGTTGGACAAAGCGATATGGAGGCCGGAAATGTGCGGGCTTTAATAGGTCATGACAAAATTTTAGGCGTTTCTGTCAGGACGCAGCAGGAAGCAATTATCGCCGAGTCAAAAGGTGCTGACTATCTCGGAGCGGGGGCAGTCTTTCATACGGGATCAAAGTCTGATGCAGTCGATATTACTCACGAGGCTTTGAAGCAAATTTGTGAATCCGTAAAAATTCCCGTCGTTGCAATAGGCGGAATAACAACGCAGAATTTAGCCGAACTTAAGGACTCAGGAATTGCGGGAATTGCAGTAATAAGCGCGATCTTTGCCCAAGAAAATATCAGGAAGGCAGCCGAGAATTTACGTGAATTATCAGGAAAATATTTTGCTTGA
- a CDS encoding pyridoxal phosphate-dependent aminotransferase yields MPKLSDRVGTFTDSVIRRMTRISNKYGAINLSQGFPDWDPPKEMLDSLAKAAYTGPHQYAITFGAKNFRDAICEKQGKAINREIDPETEIVITCGSTEAMMSAMMTICNPGDKVLVFSPFYENYGADAILSGATPIYVPLVPPTYDFDIKLIEQGFKDGAKAIVICNPSNPCGKVFTEHELIAIGELAVKYDAYIITDEVYEHIVFDPYKHVYASGLPGMFDHVITCNSLSKTYSITGWRLGYLIGPADVVDGARKVHDFLTVGAAAPLMEAAVNAFKLPPEYYDDLKAKYTEKRNRFLQGLDNAGLKHNVPQGSYFVMVDISNFLQLPQFEGWTDLAFCEWVIKNIGVAAVPGSSFFREPINNLIRFHFARSSEVLDEAIRRLQKMSDLLK; encoded by the coding sequence ATGCCGAAATTAAGTGATAGAGTCGGAACTTTCACGGACTCTGTTATAAGACGAATGACTCGAATCAGCAACAAATACGGTGCAATTAATTTATCGCAGGGATTTCCTGACTGGGATCCGCCTAAGGAAATGCTTGACTCACTTGCTAAGGCAGCATATACAGGCCCGCACCAGTACGCTATAACTTTCGGAGCTAAAAATTTCCGTGATGCAATTTGTGAGAAACAAGGCAAAGCAATTAACCGCGAAATCGACCCGGAAACTGAAATAGTTATTACATGCGGAAGTACTGAAGCAATGATGTCGGCAATGATGACTATCTGCAACCCCGGCGATAAAGTATTAGTTTTCTCGCCATTTTACGAAAATTACGGCGCGGACGCAATTTTGTCAGGAGCGACTCCGATTTATGTGCCTTTAGTGCCTCCGACATATGATTTTGATATAAAGCTGATAGAACAGGGCTTCAAAGACGGCGCAAAAGCAATTGTTATCTGTAATCCCTCGAATCCCTGCGGAAAAGTTTTCACCGAGCATGAATTAATCGCAATCGGCGAACTTGCTGTAAAATATGACGCTTATATAATCACTGATGAGGTTTACGAGCATATAGTATTTGACCCATATAAACACGTTTACGCGTCAGGACTTCCCGGAATGTTCGATCATGTTATTACGTGTAATTCGCTCTCGAAAACTTATTCAATTACTGGGTGGAGACTCGGCTATTTAATCGGCCCTGCTGATGTTGTAGACGGAGCTAGAAAAGTTCATGACTTCCTGACAGTCGGAGCAGCTGCCCCCCTCATGGAAGCCGCCGTTAATGCGTTTAAGCTGCCGCCCGAATATTATGACGATCTCAAAGCAAAATATACTGAGAAGCGAAATAGATTTTTGCAGGGACTCGACAACGCAGGATTAAAGCATAATGTGCCGCAGGGTTCTTATTTTGTCATGGTAGATATAAGCAATTTCTTGCAGTTACCGCAATTTGAGGGCTGGACGGATCTGGCTTTCTGTGAATGGGTAATAAAGAATATAGGAGTAGCCGCTGTTCCGGGGTCTAGCTTTTTCCGTGAGCCGATAAATAATTTAATAAGATTCCATTTTGCGCGTTCGAGTGAAGTATTAGACGAGGCAATAAGAAGACTCCAGAAAATGAGCGATCTATTAAAATAA
- a CDS encoding thiamine diphosphokinase, with protein sequence MNNKRCVIIGGAEINNYSLMRKYLSSQDYFIYCDCGLKHVDSLGFKPDLIIGDFDSHSKPENLNNVIVLPVIKDDTDSIYAVKEAIKRGYDDFLLIGVTGGRLDHTLGNIYALMMLKQANKRAIIIDDYSEIELISAGERVRVKYGCKFFSLINISGTARGIDINHAKYNLENAEITPSYQYGISNEVLSPDNDAEIFLREGNLLLIRVLPSR encoded by the coding sequence ATGAATAATAAACGCTGTGTAATAATAGGCGGTGCAGAAATAAATAATTACTCGTTAATGCGCAAATATTTATCGAGTCAGGACTATTTTATTTACTGTGATTGCGGGTTAAAACATGTTGACTCGCTGGGATTTAAGCCTGATTTAATAATCGGAGATTTTGACTCGCATTCTAAACCTGAAAATTTAAATAATGTTATAGTCCTGCCCGTCATAAAAGATGATACGGATTCGATTTATGCCGTGAAAGAAGCTATTAAACGCGGTTATGATGATTTCTTGTTAATCGGAGTAACAGGCGGAAGGCTTGATCACACTTTAGGGAATATTTACGCGCTTATGATGTTAAAGCAGGCAAATAAACGAGCGATTATTATAGATGATTACTCAGAAATCGAATTAATTTCAGCTGGTGAACGAGTCCGTGTAAAATATGGGTGTAAATTTTTCTCCTTAATAAATATTTCAGGGACTGCACGCGGAATCGATATAAATCACGCAAAATATAATCTTGAGAATGCTGAGATTACGCCGTCATATCAATATGGAATAAGCAACGAGGTATTAAGCCCTGACAATGACGCAGAAATTTTTTTACGAGAAGGCAATTTATTATTAATTCGTGTATTGCCATCCCGCTAG